The proteins below are encoded in one region of Oreochromis niloticus isolate F11D_XX linkage group LG6, O_niloticus_UMD_NMBU, whole genome shotgun sequence:
- the dkk2 gene encoding dickkopf-related protein 2 — translation MVVSAWNRYCVVVFLVAALRTGTSQVSEARPKANSIKPGQLEEIPTPATNRSATVTKKHNIQVYPCSNDKECSVGSYCHSPQQAPSRCLTCRRRKKRCHRDAMCCPGNRCSNFICVPISESVISPHISPLDEHIKLSSKEHGWKGGKNGKGQAKHSLKGHEGDPCLRSSDCSDGYCCARHFWTKICKPVLRQGEVCTKQRKKGTHGLELFQRCDCAKGLSCKVWKDATSSSKSRLHMCQKI, via the exons ATGGTCGTCTCTGCTTGGAATAGATATTGTGTTGTAGTGTTTCTCGTCGCTGCGCTCAGGACTGGGACATCCCAGGTATCAGAGGCGCGCCCGAAGGCGAATTCCATCAAACCCGGTCAGTTGGAAGAAATACCGACACCGGCAACCAACCGATCTGCAACAGTCACCaagaaacacaacatccag gtGTACCCTTGCAGCAATGACAAGGAGTGCAGCGTGGGCAGCTACTGCCACAGCCCTCAACAGGCTCCTTCTCGTTGCCTCACCTGTCGCAGGAGGAAGAAGCGCTGTCATCGAGATGCTATGTGCTGCCCTGGCAACCGCTGCAGTAACT TCATTTGTGTCCCCATCTCTGAGAGCGTGATCTCGCCTCACATCTCACCATTAGATGAACATATCAAGCTGTCCTCCAAAGAGCATGGCTGGAAGGGTGGGAAGAATGGAAAGGGACAGGCCAAGCATTCTCTAAAAG GTCACGAGGGTGACCCGTGCTTGCGTTCTTCCGATTGCTCGGACGGCTATTGCTGCGCCCGCCATTTCTGGACCAAAATCTGCAAACCGGTGCTGAGGCAGGGAGAAGTGTGCACCAAGCAGAGGAAGAAAGGCACTCACGGTTTGGAACTCTTCCAGCGCTGTGACTGTGCCAAGGGCCTCTCCTGCAAGGTGTGGAAAGACGCCACCTCTTCGTCCAAGTCCAGACTCCACATGTGCCAGAAGATCTGA